Genomic segment of Umezawaea sp. Da 62-37:
CATCGTGTCCCTTGCCCGGATAGAGGTAACCGAGCAGGACCAGGGACGAGGATGCGCCTGCGGGACTCGCGGCTGGGGCTGGCGCTGGTTCCGGTGGGAGGGGCAGATCGATGTGGTGCGGGCTCTTGCCGGTGAGTTCGGTGATCTTGCGCGCCTCGTGCTCCGCGGAGACGACGACGGCGTCGCTGGCCTCGATCACGGCCGCGTAGCCCGCGCAGCGCACTCGGTCACGACGGCTGTGGCCGTGGGGATCGGGGACGTCGTGCACGGTGAGGACCAGCGGTCGACGGGCTCCTTCCGCCCACTTGCGGTACGCACGGGCGGCTTCCTCGATCGTGGAGCCGAACAGGGCGTCGGTGAAGTGGGCGTGCGTGAGGTCCGGCGCCTGGTCGGTGTCGACCACGCCGTGCGCCGCGCAGAGATGGGCAACAGCTCGCGCGTGGCGGACGACTCCATGACCGGCAGGCCCCGGAGCGTAGGTGTGAACCCTCATCGCCGAACCGCGATCGGCGGTCGGGCGACGGAGGTCACCGCGCGGTAAACGGCGTTGTGGGCACCGATGATGGCGGATCGGTCGATGCTCCGCCTGTCGGGATCAGCGCGCCAACGGGGCCGCTGGGAATGGGCGCGGCGCAGTGCGGCGTCCAAGCTGTCGGCGTCCAGCGCGGTCTCCGTGCGCTGGTAGAGCAGGCAAGGAGCCTGCTCGTGGTAGAACCCGCAGTCGGGGGCGAGGACCGTCGTCCCCAGGTCGTGACAGGCTTCCAGCCAGCCCGAGTGGGTGCCGAACCGGTGCGGGAGAACGGATACGTCGAGACCCCCGATGTAGTCGTACAGCTCGGAGTCGGAGAACGGCGGCCCCACCGTGACGGCGATACCGCGCTGCTCCAGTTCTTCTGCGGCGCGGCGACCGCCCTCGTCGTCGTGGGCGTGGACCACCAGTCGCGAATCGGGCAGCGTGGAGATCGTGTGCGCGAGCTGTTCGGCGACGGCGACGGCGTCGCAGTTGGCGCGCATGCTCTTCGCGTGCACTCCGATCACGAACGAGTCGCGCCGGCCACGCGCGGATGCCCGACGTGCTCGCTGCGGGTCGACCACGTGCGGGTGCGGGATCACCGTCGCGACGCGCCCCCAGGTGGAGGCGATGTGCTCGGCCGCGCCAGGGGTCAGGGTGATGACGGCGTCGGCTGAGGGGATGAGCACGTCGAGCGCCTCGCGGTGCGGGCCGGGATCGACCTGGTGGGGGTTGCGCAGGTCGTGCACGGTGAGAACCAGGGGTTTGCCGTGCGCGCGCAGGGTTTCCACCACCGAACGCAGGTCGTGGACGGAGAGGTGCTCGTAGCCGAAGTGCAGGTGCAGCAGGTCGAACCGCTCGTGGTTGGTGCGCAGCCACCCGAGTTCCAGAGCCTGGTGCGGCCACCACTGGCCGTCAGGTGCGCCGGGCACAGGCGGGTCGGGCAGGACGTGGAAGCCCGGTGTGGCACTCGTGTCCGAGATGTTGCGGATGTAGGGGTGCCCTGCCGGCACGGAGGCGACTCTCAGCGGCCGTTGCACAGGTTGCGGTTAGCCCTCGTTGTGCCTGACCAAACGCGTCGGCAGGGCCCTGTTCGAGTGAAGTGACCCAGGTGTGCCATGAGGATGGTTCAAACCCCTACGGCCGTTTTTCACCTGATCTCAGTCGGCTGCCGGGTGCACGCACGCGACGTGGCTCACGATGGAACTCGTGAGCCACGTCCACCGACCGCACAACCGAACCCGTCGCACGACGACGTGCGTCCACAATCACCCTGCTCTCGTTGTTTCCCGCTGCCCAGTGCGGGTATCTCCGGCACAAGGGGCGAAAACCCGTCACACCGGTCTCGCCTGGCACCTCTAGTGATTCCTGTTCACAGATCGGATACCTCGACACCCCGTTGCCGGAAAAGGTGATTGCCGCTTCACCAGCGGGTGATGAGGACTGTCCACATCGGTTCGCGGTCGATGAACGGATCGACGGGCGCACTCGGTAGAAGGAGCACATGCGGTGGCACGAACAACATCCGCCGTCAGGCCAGGTTGGTCTCGACCGGTACTGCGCGACGGCGTCCGCGCAGAGCCCGTGACGGGTTCGCTCCGGCTGTCGGGAGACGACCTCGCCAGCCCGCCGCTTTCCATCGGTCTGATCGCTTCGGCGCGCTACCCCATCCGCGAGCCCTTCGCAGGCGGGTTGGAGGCGCACACGTGGCAGTTGGCCACCGGCTTGAGGAAGCGGGGGCACGAGGTGACGGTTTTCGGCGGTACGGGCTCGGATCCGGCGCTGCGGGTCAAGGCCATGCCGGTTCTCCCGACCCTGTCCGCGCAATCCCGGCGCGACGTCAGCATGCCGCCCGACTACTTCATCGCCGAGCACCACGCCTACCTCGGTCTGATGATGGATCTCGGCGCCTCCGCGGTGTGTGACGTGGTGCACAACAACTCGCTGCACTACCTGCCCATCGCCATGGCCTCGACGCTGCGCACACCGGTGCTGACCACGTTGCACACCCCACCCACCCCGTGGCTGGAGTCCGCGATCGGGTTGTGTTCCCCCGAGCACGCCTACTTCGCCGCCGTCAGCGCCCACACCGCGCGGCAGTGGTCCTCCTTGGCACCCAAGATCACCGTGGTGCGCAACGGAGTCGAACTCGACCGGTGGGTGCCCGGCGGTGGTGGAGGACCACCGGTGTGGTTCGGCCGCCTGGTGCCCGAGAAGGGCGCCGAACTGGCCATCCAGGCCGCTCGCTCGGCAGGCACCGGGCTGCGGCTGGCCGGTCCCCGACCGGACGCCGAGTACTTCCGGCAGGAGATCGAGCCTCTGCTGGGTGGTGACGTCGTGTACGAAGGGCACCTGACCCACCACGACCTGGTGGGACTGGTCGGGTCCGCCACCGTCGCCGTGGTGTCGCCGCGCTGGGAGGAACCGTACGGGCTGGTCGTGGCCGAAGCGCTCGCTTGCGGCACCCCCGTCGCCGGTTTCGCCCGAGGGGCACTACCCGAGGTGCTCGACGAGCACAGCGGCGTCCTGGCCGCGCCCGACGACGTGGCCGGACTCGCCACGGCCATCACCCAAGCGGCGTCGTTGGACCGCGCCGCGGCCCGGTACCGCGCTGAAACCACGTGTTCGGTGGACCGCATGGTGGACGGGTACGTGCGGATGTACCGGGAGTTGCGGTCGTGATCGCCTACTACGTGCACCACCACGGGTCCGGGCACATGCACCGGGCCATGTCCATCGCCCGCCACCTGGACGGCGACGTCATCGGGATCTCCAGCCTCGACGCGCCCGCCCACTGGCCGGGCCGGTGGACGACGCTGCCCGATGACGCTCAGGGCGTCGACGTGACGCACGACGACGTCAGCGCGGGCGACACCCTGCACTGGGCCCCCAGGCACCATGCGGGCCTGCGCGAACGGATGGCCCTGGTGAGCGCGGAGTTGCGCAGCGGTTCGGTTCGCCTGCTCGTCGCGGACGTATCGGTCGAGATCGCCGTGCTGGCCCGGCTGCACGGCGTGCCGGTGGTGGTCGTCGCGCAGCCCGGACGTCGGACCGACCGCGCCCACCGCACGGCCTACGACCTGGCCGAGGCGATCATCGCGCCATGGCCGCGGCAGCCCGCGCCGGACTGGCCTGAGGCGTGGTCGGCCAAAACCGCGCACGTCGGAGCGTTCTCGCGCTTCGACGGCCGCCCCACCTCACCGGCCACCGCACAGCGGAAGGTCCTGGTGCTGTGGGGAGCGGGCGGTCTGGCGGTGTCCGAAGCCCAACTCCACGCCGCGGCGGCGGCAACCCCGGAGTGGCACTGGGACATCGCCGGTCCACCCGCGTCCGGAAAGGCCCCCGGCCCCCAACCGCCCAACCTGCGCCACCACGGCTGGGTGAACGACCCGTGGCCGCTGCTGGACGAAGCAGGTGTCGTCATCACCCATGCCGGGCAGAACGCGCTCGCCGAGGTGGCGGCGGCCCGCAGGCCCGCGGTCGTCATCCCCCAGCCCCGCCCCTTCGACGAGCAGCACGCCACCTCCGAGGCACTGGTCCACGCCGACTTGGGTGTGGTGGCCCCGACCTGGCCCGAACCGGACCAGTGGTCCGCGGTGCTGACCAGCGCGCAGTCGCGCGGCCGCGACTGGTCACGGTGGTCGGGCGGTGACGGCGCCGCTCGTGCCGCAGCGGTGCTGCGCGATCTGGCGCAGCACCGATGACGGGTCGAACGCGACGGCCCCGCACAGCGGTCATCACCATCGCGGCAGGGCGTGAGGCCCATCTCCAGCGGCAACGTGAAGCCCTCAGCGCCGATGAGGTCGACCTGCACGTCGTCGTCGGCATGACCGGCTTCCCGCGGTTGCGCCCCGTGCCCTCCGCCCCCGAAGTCACGCCGATCTCCGTGACCGCGGGCCCCCGAGGGCTTCCCCTGGCCGCGGCCCGCAACGCCGGAGCACGAGCCGCGATCCAACGCGGCGCCGAACTCCTGGTCTTCCTCGACGTCGACTGCATACCCGGCCCCCGGTCGCTGGCCCGCTACACCACCGCCGCCCTCGACGTCCCCCCGGCGACCCTGCTGTGCGGCCCCGTGGCGTACTTGCCACCTCCGACGCACCAGGGGTATCCCCCACCGGGGGAACTCGCGGGCCTGGCCCAACCGCATCCGGCGAGGCCCGCTCCCGAAACGGGGCGAATCCTGCTGGACGACAAGCGGTTCAACCTGTTCTGGTCGCTGTCCTTCGCGACTTCCCGCGACGACTGGGACCTCTTCGGCGGCTTCTGCGAGCAGTTCGCGGGATACGGCGCCGAGGACACCGACTTCGCGCTCCGCGCGGCGGCACACGGAGCTCGTCTGGCCTGGATCGGCGGGGCTGTCGCCTACCACCAACACCACCCTC
This window contains:
- a CDS encoding glycosyltransferase translates to MIAYYVHHHGSGHMHRAMSIARHLDGDVIGISSLDAPAHWPGRWTTLPDDAQGVDVTHDDVSAGDTLHWAPRHHAGLRERMALVSAELRSGSVRLLVADVSVEIAVLARLHGVPVVVVAQPGRRTDRAHRTAYDLAEAIIAPWPRQPAPDWPEAWSAKTAHVGAFSRFDGRPTSPATAQRKVLVLWGAGGLAVSEAQLHAAAAATPEWHWDIAGPPASGKAPGPQPPNLRHHGWVNDPWPLLDEAGVVITHAGQNALAEVAAARRPAVVIPQPRPFDEQHATSEALVHADLGVVAPTWPEPDQWSAVLTSAQSRGRDWSRWSGGDGAARAAAVLRDLAQHR
- a CDS encoding galactosyltransferase-related protein — encoded protein: MTGRTRRPRTAVITIAAGREAHLQRQREALSADEVDLHVVVGMTGFPRLRPVPSAPEVTPISVTAGPRGLPLAAARNAGARAAIQRGAELLVFLDVDCIPGPRSLARYTTAALDVPPATLLCGPVAYLPPPTHQGYPPPGELAGLAQPHPARPAPETGRILLDDKRFNLFWSLSFATSRDDWDLFGGFCEQFAGYGAEDTDFALRAAAHGARLAWIGGAVAYHQHHPPSRHEERHVRELVINARLFHRRHGFWPMEDWLTDLDRAEVVRFDRAHDVLRLLPEFGAKLQAHRLR
- a CDS encoding glycosyltransferase, with the translated sequence MTGSLRLSGDDLASPPLSIGLIASARYPIREPFAGGLEAHTWQLATGLRKRGHEVTVFGGTGSDPALRVKAMPVLPTLSAQSRRDVSMPPDYFIAEHHAYLGLMMDLGASAVCDVVHNNSLHYLPIAMASTLRTPVLTTLHTPPTPWLESAIGLCSPEHAYFAAVSAHTARQWSSLAPKITVVRNGVELDRWVPGGGGGPPVWFGRLVPEKGAELAIQAARSAGTGLRLAGPRPDAEYFRQEIEPLLGGDVVYEGHLTHHDLVGLVGSATVAVVSPRWEEPYGLVVAEALACGTPVAGFARGALPEVLDEHSGVLAAPDDVAGLATAITQAASLDRAAARYRAETTCSVDRMVDGYVRMYRELRS
- a CDS encoding glycosyltransferase, producing the protein MPAGHPYIRNISDTSATPGFHVLPDPPVPGAPDGQWWPHQALELGWLRTNHERFDLLHLHFGYEHLSVHDLRSVVETLRAHGKPLVLTVHDLRNPHQVDPGPHREALDVLIPSADAVITLTPGAAEHIASTWGRVATVIPHPHVVDPQRARRASARGRRDSFVIGVHAKSMRANCDAVAVAEQLAHTISTLPDSRLVVHAHDDEGGRRAAEELEQRGIAVTVGPPFSDSELYDYIGGLDVSVLPHRFGTHSGWLEACHDLGTTVLAPDCGFYHEQAPCLLYQRTETALDADSLDAALRRAHSQRPRWRADPDRRSIDRSAIIGAHNAVYRAVTSVARPPIAVRR